Proteins co-encoded in one Prunus persica cultivar Lovell chromosome G6, Prunus_persica_NCBIv2, whole genome shotgun sequence genomic window:
- the LOC18772626 gene encoding uncharacterized protein LOC18772626 isoform X1, which translates to MSRQSLVKDAWIIEAEEASSLVEDLEAKTKNKYPGQLSLREIARSKLLELGVKLDRLESLLHNPPSKPILTKEDVDFRWKMLSDIQLRTRTLALSFFVLERSESLPATKEDNKNANRCDQDEVKLSFSKDDQELLKPLVIKPSNSYIPMSLRWKTCWGISVVLGVTACLFILIFLFVHT; encoded by the exons atGTCTAGGCAGAGTCTTGTAAAAGATGCTTGGATTATAGAAGCTGAAGAGGCTTCAAGTTTGGTGGAAGATTTGGAGGCCAAGACCAAGAACAAGTACCCTGGCCAATTGAGCCTCAGAGAAATTGCTCGATCCAAGCTTCTGGAGCTTGGAGTGAAACTTGATCGCCTCGAATCACTCCTCCACAACCCgccctcaaaacccatctt AACTAAAGAAGATGTGGATTTTCGTTGGAAAATGCTCTCAGATATCCAGCTAAGGACAAGAACGTTGGCTCTCAGTTTCTTTGTGCTAGAAAG ATCAGAAAGTCTTCCTGCCACCAAAGAAGACAACAAAAATGCAAACAGATGTGACCAAG ATGAAGTGAAGCTTTCGTTCTCTAAAGATGACCAAGAGCTGCTGAAACCTCTTGTT ATTAAACCATCCAATTCTTATATTCCGATGAGCTTGCGTTGGAAGACTTGCTGGGGCATTTCTGTGGTCTTAGGGGTGACTGCATGTCTGTTCATCTTAATTTTCCTATTTGTGCACACATAA
- the LOC18772626 gene encoding uncharacterized protein LOC18772626 isoform X2, with product MSRQSLVKDAWIIEAEEASSLVEDLEAKTKNKYPGQLSLREIARSKLLELGVKLDRLESLLHNPPSKPILTKEDVDFRWKMLSDIQLRTRTLALSFFVLERSESLPATKEDNKNANRCDQDEVKLSFSKDDQELLKPLVTDNIATRSQVQAHNCKKPKKLLTLV from the exons atGTCTAGGCAGAGTCTTGTAAAAGATGCTTGGATTATAGAAGCTGAAGAGGCTTCAAGTTTGGTGGAAGATTTGGAGGCCAAGACCAAGAACAAGTACCCTGGCCAATTGAGCCTCAGAGAAATTGCTCGATCCAAGCTTCTGGAGCTTGGAGTGAAACTTGATCGCCTCGAATCACTCCTCCACAACCCgccctcaaaacccatctt AACTAAAGAAGATGTGGATTTTCGTTGGAAAATGCTCTCAGATATCCAGCTAAGGACAAGAACGTTGGCTCTCAGTTTCTTTGTGCTAGAAAG ATCAGAAAGTCTTCCTGCCACCAAAGAAGACAACAAAAATGCAAACAGATGTGACCAAG ATGAAGTGAAGCTTTCGTTCTCTAAAGATGACCAAGAGCTGCTGAAACCTCTTGTT ACAGACAATATTGCAACAAGAAGTCAAGTGCAGGCGCATAATtgcaaaaaaccaaaaaaacttcTGACTTTAGTGTGA
- the LOC18774622 gene encoding uncharacterized protein LOC18774622, with amino-acid sequence MRDFPSCFGENGVQVADSSSSNTSRTAQNLVTCVYQCRLRGRSCLITVTWSKNLMGQGLSVGIDDSSNQCLCKVDIKPWLFSKRRGFKSLEAYSSKIDIYWDLSSAKFGSGPEPLGGYYVGVVVDRQMLLLLGDMRKEAFKKTSASPVPSNAVCVAKREHVFGKRGFTTKAQFSNNGQVHDLVIECDTLGVNDPCLLVRVDSKPVMQVKRLRWKFRGNHTILVDGLAVEVFWDVHNWLFGTSPGNAVFMFKTCLSAEKLWASQPLSDPSALQWSFSQRFSDSKSQGLGFSLILYAWKNE; translated from the coding sequence ATGAGAGATTTCCCATCTTGTTTTGGTGAAAATGGGGTTCAAGTTGCtgattcttcttcatcaaatacTAGTAGGACTGCCCAGAATTTGGTTACTTGTGTCTATCAATGCCGGTTACGAGGCAGGTCTTGCTTGATTACTGTAACTTGGAGTAAGAATTTGATGGGTCAAGGGCTTAGTGTTGGGATAGATGATTCGTCAAATCAGTGTCTTTGTAAGGTTGATATTAAGCCCTGGTTGTTCTCCAAGAGAAGAGGGTTCAAGAGTTTGGAAGCTTATTCTAGTAAAATTGACATATATTGGGACCTTTCTTCGGCGAAATTCGGATCCGGGCCTGAACCTTTAGGGGGATATTATGTGGGAGTTGTGGTGGACCGGCAAATGCTTCTCCTTCTTGGAGATATGAGAAAAGAAGCTTTCAAAAAGACTAGTGCCAGCCCTGTGCCTTCTAATGCTGTTTGTGTTGCCAAGAGAGAGCATGTTTTTGGAAAAAGGGGCTTCACCACAAAGGCTCAATTTTCTAATAATGGTCAAGTGCATGATCTTGTCATTGAATGTGATACTCTTGGGGTCAATGACCCGTGCCTCCTGGTCCGTGTAGACAGCAAGCCTGTGATGCAGGTGAAGAGACTACGGTGGAAGTTCCGGGGGAATCATACCATCTTGGTTGATGGGCTTGCAGTTGAAGTTTTCTGGGATGTTCACAACTGGCTCTTTGGTACATCACCCGGAAATGCTGTTTTTATGTTCAAGACATGCCTCTCAGCTGAGAAGTTGTGGGCTAGCCAACCGCTCTCTGATCCAAGTGCGTTGCAGTGGTCATTTTCACAGAGATTTTCAGATAGTAAGTCGCAGGGTCTAGGATTCTCACTGATTCTGTACGCTTGGAAGAATGAATAG